In Thermocrinis jamiesonii, the genomic stretch AAGCGCAACCTTTACCCTTTTCTACTCTGGCAAACACAGAGCTTAACAGAAAGTATCCCTCTTCTGAGCCTTCGTAGCAAAGACTCTTTATCTCAACCTTTACCCTATCACCGGGCTTTATACCTCTACCTTCTACCAGCTTTCCCACGGAAAAGTTATCTTTAACCTCTTCCACCACTATCTTACCAATTCTTTCTAACTCTTTCCCGAGGGATTGCTTTGTGATAGGATGGATGATCTCTTCTCCTTCCCTAAGGACTGTCAGCTCTTCCTTTTCTCTCAGATTTTTTATATCCACCCAAACCCTATCTCCCTCTACCTTTATAACGTAACCTTCCCTCTCAAAGAAGGCTTTTAGCTTTTCCTTCAGCTCGTCCGAAAAGCCAAAGGAGAGAAAAAATAGAAAGATCAATATAACTCTTGCCATACTTCCTCCAAGGACTTTATTATAGCGTCAGTCATTTGCTGGGTGCCAACCCTTAGGCAACCTTCCGAGTATATGTCCGGTGTTCTGTAGCCCTTTTCAAGAGTTTTTTCCACAGCTTTTTCTATGGCTTGCGCTTCCTTTTCTAAGTTAAACGAATACCTTAGCATCATGGAAACTGAAAGTATGGTGGCTATTGGATTGGCTATGCCTTTACCCGCAATGTCTGGAGCAGAGCCATGCACTGGCTCATAAAGGGCATACCTTTCTCCAAGGCTTGCAGAAGGCAACATACCCAAGCTTCCTGTTATTACCGCAGCTTCGTCTGAGAGTATGTCTCCAAAGATGTTTCCTGTGACGATCACGTCAAAGGAAGAGGGCCTTCTTACTATCTGCATTGCGCAGTTATCTACGTAAAGGTGTTCCAACTCCACCTCCGGGTAATTTTTACTCTCCTCTTCCACGATCTCTTTCCAAAGCCCGCTAACCTCAAGCACGTTGGACTTATCCACGCTGGTTAGCTTCTTTCTTCTTTTCATTGCTATCTCAAAGGCTTTCTTTACAACCCTCCTTATCTCATCTTCCGTATATCTCATGGTGTTTATGCCAACACGCTTGCCGTTTTCTATAAAGATCCCCCTTGGTTCTCCATAATACACATCTCCGGTCAGTTCCCTAATTACGATAAAGTCAGTTCCTCTTGCGGTTTCTTCTTTTAAGGGAGACGCTTGAATCAGAGGCTCATAAACCTTTGCAGGTCTTAAGTTTGCGTAAAGGTCCAAAGCTTTTCTTATCTGCAGTAATCCTTTCTCCGGTCTTTTGGATGTGGGTAGGTTATCCCACTTTGGACCACCCACCGCTCCAAGAAGCACCGCATCCGCTTGCAAACATAGGTCCAGGGTCTCCTTTGGAAGAGGCTCACCCTTTTGGTCAATGGCTATGCCACCAATTAGACCCTCTTCCAACTCAAAGCTGTGTCCAGAGAGCTTTTCCACATGCCTTAGCACTTTTATTGCAGAATCTACGATCTCTGGACCTATTCCGTCCCCTTTCAAAACCGCTATTTTATAGACCCCCATGAGGGAAAGAATTATAATATATCCTGTGGATTTGGAGAAAATTTTGGAAAAGTTAAAGGATGTTGTCCTTGGAGAGATAAAAGAAGAACTTAGGGACTTTAAGGTATCTGTGAGCGGTGAGCTAAGCGGATACAGATTGGCTATTGAATCAATGAACGCAAGAATGGCTGGCATAGAAGCCAGAATGAGCGCTTTGGAAGAACGTCAGCTTGCCTTGGAAAGAAAGTTGGACGAAACAAACAAAAGAATAGACGAGCTTAGCAAAAGAATTGATGAGACAAACAAAAGAATTGATGAGACAAAAGCTGAACTGAAAGCAGAAATTATGCAAAATACTATGAGGATTGATGAAACAAACAAAAGAATTGACGACACGAACAAAAGAATTGACGAAACAAGGGCTGAACTGAAAGCAGAAATCATGCAAAATACTATAAGGATTGACGAAACAAACAAAAGAATTGACGAAATAAGGGCTGAACTAAAATACGAGATAAGGGAAAACACCGCAAGGATTGATCAGATAAACAGTAGGATAGACTATCTGCATTATAAACTATCTGAGATAAGCGGTGAATTAAAGGAAGCTATTTCGAACAAAGAAATAATCAACGATATACTTCTTAGGGTAGAAAAGCTTGAATCAAAACTATCAAACTAAGTTAAGGAGTTCTGCCATGGAGCTAAAAGTTTATGCAGAAGAAAAGGTAGATAGGGCAAGGAAGGTATTAAGGACCTTGAGCTCTATTCCTACGGAGGTAAAAAACAGAACCCTTTTAACCGCTGCAGAGCTTTTGGACAAAAAAAGGGACCACATAAAGGAGCAAAACAAAAAAGATGTGGAGTATGCGGTAGCCCAAGGTCTTTCTCCTGCTTTGATAGATAGGCTTGTTCTAAACGACAAAAGAATAGATGGTATGATAAAGGTGCTGAAGGATGTGGCGAGCCTTCCGGACCCTGTGGGAGAAATAACCCGTATGTGGACCCTTCCCAACGGCTTAAGGGTTGGAAGGATGAGGGTGCCTTTGGGTGTGATCTTTATCGTCTACGAAGCAAGGCCCAACGTAACCGTAGAGGCAGCTTCCCTTTGTATAAAGTCTTCCAACGCTGTAATACTCAGAGGTGGAAAGGAAGCTATAAACTCAAACAGGGCGCTTGTGGAACTGTTAAGAGAAGCTTCAGTTAAAGAGGGGTTTCCGGAAGAAGCTATTCAGTTCATAGATAGACCGGAAAGGGAGATAGTTTGGGAAATCCTTAAAATGGAGGGTAAGGTAGATGTAGCTATTCCAAGGGGTGGAGAAAGTTTAATTAGGGCGGTAGCCGAAAACGCAAAAGTACCGGTTATAAAGCACTACAAAGGAGTTTGCAACATATACGTAGATGAAGAGGCGGACTTGGAAAAGGCTTATCACATAGTTTATAACGCAAAGGTTCAAAGACCATCTGTTTGCAATGCGGTAGAGAACCTGATAATCCACAGAAATATTCTTAATAGCTTTCTTCCAAAGATGGCCTACATACTCGGAAGGGCTGGTGTGGAGCTAAGGTGCGATGAAGAGAGCCTAAAGGTAATAAAATCCCATCCAAAGCTTGACTTTGTGAAGGCTGTTCCCGCAACGGAGGAGGATTACTACGAAGAGTTTTTGGACTTGATACTTGCCATAAAGGTGGTGGGCAGTTTGGACGAAGCCATAGAATTTATAGAAAAGTATGGTTCAAAGCACTCAGACGCCATAATAACAGAAAATTACACAAAGGCTATGAAGTTCCTTGCAGAAGTAGATTCCGCTGCGGTTTATGTTAATGCATCTACAAGATTTACCGATGGCAACGAGTTTGGGCTTGGAGCAGAGATGGGTATTTCCACAGACAAAATACACGCAAGAGGTCCAATGGCTTTGGAAGAGCTAACCATACAAAAGTTTGTAATACTTGGCAACGGGCAACTTAGGGATAACTTTAGAATACCTGACGAGATTCTTGCGGAATGGAATACGTAGTAGCTTTTTTAGTACTCATAGGTGTTTTAATTTGGTTTCACGAGCTTGGGCACTTCTTGTTTGCCAAGCTTTTTGGTGTAAAGGTGGAAGTCTTTTCCATAGGCTTTGGTCCTGTGCTCTTAAAAAAGCAGTATGGAGAAACTGAGTACAGGCTCTCAGTCATACCCTTGGGTGGATTTGTCAAGCTTTACGGTGAAGAGGATAACTTAGCGGATCCGAGAGCTTTCTCCTCCAAGCCCAATTGGCAGAAAATACTAATAGCCTTTGCGGGATCATTCTTTAACTTCATTCTGGCGATCCTTGTCTTTTGGTTTCTTGGTGTGTTGGGTAAAGAAGTTCCAAAGTATGCTTTAGAAAAACCTGTGGTGGGGTATGTGCAAGAAAATAGCTTGGCTGAAAGATTAGGTATAAGGGAAGGGGACTTGGTGCTTTCCGTAAACGGAAAGGAGGTTAAAACCTGGAAAGACTTAGAGGAAAGAATGCTAAGAGAGATCTTTGCAAGGACAATAACTGTGGAAGTGCTAAGAGGTGGAAAGGTTGAGGTTTTAAGGGGGGAGTTGGATGTTAGAAACCCAAAAGCCTTTGGCGCGGAGCCTATCATAGAGCCTGTTATTGGTGGTGTGTTAGAAGGAAGCCCTGCCCATCAGGTGGGTATAAGAAAGGGAGACAGAATATTAAGCATAAACGGAGTTGAGGTTAAAACTTGGCAAGAGGCGGTAAAGCTCATAAGGTCCTCCGAAAAGATAAACCTAAGAATAGAAAGGGACGGAAGGGAAAAAGAATTAACGATCCTTCCTATGAGGGATCCAAAAACCAACCTTTCCGTGATAGGTGTTATACCACATATAGAAACGGTAAGACTAAAACAAGGAGTTTATGAATCCTTAGTTGCCAGTGTGGAAAAGATCGTTCTTCTTTCTGGGCTAACCTTAAAGGCTGTGTGGAGTATGATAACTGGCGCTTTGTCTCCTACAAACTTGGGGGGACCTATAGCCATTGCCCAGTTGGCAGGACAGTCTGCCCAGCAGGGAATAATCCCTTACTTAAACCTGTTAGCCTTTATCTCTGTTCAATTAGCCATATTCAACCTTCTTCCACTTCCCATGCTTGATGGGGGCCTGATAGTTCTATTCTTTATTGAGATGTTGAGAAGAAAACCGCTCTCTGTTAAGTTCAAAGAAGCTTGGCAAAAAACGGGTTTAGCTCTTATAATAGCCCTTTCCCTTTTTGTAATACTAAACGACTTGATCAGGCTTTTCTCTGGGAAGAAGTTTTAGAAAGGTTTTCCTGGCACTTTCTCCCAATCCTTAAGGAATAGCTCTATTCCTTTATCCGTCAATGGATGTTGGAATAGCTTTTTCATTACCTCAAAGGGCATAGTGCATATGTCCGCCCCTATGAGCGCCGCTTCTACCACGTGCATTGGATGTCTCACGCTTGCTACTATGATCTGCGTATCGTAATCGTAATTGTCAAAGATGGTCTTTATTTCCCTTATGATTTTCATACCCTCGTTTGACGCATCATCCAATCTACCTACAAAAGGTGAAACATACGTAGCTCCAGCCTTTGCAGCTATGAGAGCTTGGGATGGGGAAAACACTAAGGTAACATTAACCGGTATGCCTTCTGATTCCAACTCCTGCACAGCTATTATACCCTCTGGAGTCATGGGAATCTTTACCACCACATTGTCGCCAAGATCCGCAAGCTTTCTACCTTCTTCAATCATACCCTTTGCGTCCCTTGACACAGTCTCTAAGCTCACCGGTCCATCCACCAACTGCAGAATTTCCTTTGCTACTTCCAGAAAGGGCCTGCCTGTCTTTGCTATAAGGCTTGGATTGGTAGTAACACCATCCAAAATACCCCACTCTAAGGCTTGCTTTATCTCTTCCACATTTCCCGTGTCCAAGAAAAACTGCATGGAAAACCTCCTAATTGTTAGTTTTCTTTAGTTTTTCGTAGGCAGAGACCAAGTATCCCAAAAAGGCATTCTCTGGCTGAGCTCCTACAAACTCCACCAGCCCTTTGTTTATAACTATTTTCGGCACACCTACAACTTGATACCTTTCTGCAAGATCCATGTTTTCTCCTGCATCCACGATGATTGCACTTACGTAATCGCTAGCTATTGCAAAGTTCATAGCGGTTATAGCTGCAGAAGGACAGAATCCACAGGTGGTAGTTACAAAGACCATGATCTCCATAGGCAAGTCTATGGTTTGGAGGATCTCTATGGTCCTGTCGCTCAGCTTTGGCTTTCTCTTGGAAACTTGAACAATTCCGTTTATAAGCGTGGAAAATTCAAGACCTGCAGGAAGTCCTATGTATCTTATACCATAGTCTTTATCTCCTTCTATGACTAATGTGGGCACCCGCTCTATCTTGTAGATCTCAGCTATGTTTTTGTCTATAACCGGCGAGTAAATCTCAAGTTTTAATTTATTAGAAGATAAACTTTCCACCTCTTTTAAAAGTTCCTCTGCAGTCTGACACGTATCACAACCTATAGCTAAACTAAACAGTTTGACCTTTACCTCGTTTTCAAGCTCCTTTTCAAACAGATCTCTAAGTTGGCTTCTAATTTCCAAGTTTAATAGCATTCAAAGATCCTCCTAAAAAATAATTATAACTAAATTTGCTACTTCTAATTCCAATTTCCCTTGACTATTGAAAATCATTTGCATATAATAGCATTTATAAAGATTGGAGGTTAGACAAATGGAGTTAGCTATTGGTGGAACAAAGGACTTTGAGTTTAACATCAAGGATCCGAAGTTTTTGGACGAAAATGCCCTTTGGGAAGAGGCAAAAAGGGTTTATTCCAAGTGCAAAGACTGTAGGATGTGCGTAACCTACTGTCCTTCTTTTCCAGCACTTTTTGATGCGGTCGATAAACACGATGATGACCTAAGTAAGCTTAGCAAGGAGGAATTGGCTCTTCCCTTAGAACTTTGCTTTCATTGTAAGCAATGTTATTTCAAGTGTCCTTATACTCCACCACACGAATGGAAAATAGACTTTCCGCACCTTTCTTTAAGATACAAAGTTTGGAAGTTCAAAACCAAAGGCGCCAAACTCACAGACAGGTTTTTGGTTAACACAGACTTAGTGGGCAAACTATCCGTTCCCTTCGCACCAATAGTTAATACGGTCAACAACATAAAACCTGTTAGGGTAATTTTAGAAAACTTTATGGGTATAGATAGGAGAGCAAAGCTTCCACCTATAAACTCTCAAACTCTGATAGACTGGTATAAAAAGAACAGAAATCCTGTGAAGGGGGAAAACGGTAAGGTAGTAGTCTTTCCCACCTGTCTTTTTAACTACAACTACTTGGAAAAGGGCATAGCTCTCCTTAGGGTGCTTGAAAAAAACGACCTTTGGGTTGAAATTCCAGAAGTTCAGTGCTGTGGCATACCTTTCTTTGATGTGGGGGACATAGACGCTTCTATTGCTAAAGCAAAACATAACGTCCAAGTGCTAAAGTCATACGTAGATGCTGGGTATGACATCATCGTGCCGGTTCCCACCTGCGCCCTGCAGATAAAGTATGAGTATCCTCTTCTTCTGCCGGATGATCCGGAGGCTAAGAGAGTTTCCGAAAAGGTCTTTGATGTGCACGAATACCTTTGGAAGCTTCACGAAAAAGGTAAGTTCAACAAAGATTTCAAGGTCTCCATGGGAAGCATTGCATACCATATTCCTTGCCATCTAAAGTCCCTAAATGTAGGATACAGGGCTGTAGCATTGATGAGGCTTATCCCCAACACAAAAGTAAAGCTCATTGAGAGATGCTCTGGACACGACGGAACCTTTGGTGTAAAGAAACAGACCTTTGATATGGCATACAAGGTAGGCTCTAAGCTGTTTGAGGACATAAAAAGCTCAGAGGCAGACATTGTGGTATCAGATTGTCCGCTGGCAAGCAATCAAATTGAGTTAGGCACTGGAAAGAAACCACTTCATCCTATAGAGGTGCTTTATAGAGCATACGGATTATAATTTTTAGCCATGTTCAAAGTGGTTTTTAATGGAGTTGAGTACAATGTAGAAGAGGGAACTACGGTAAGACAATTTTTTGAAAGGGTAGGAGTGAGAGATGCCCTCGGTGCCAAACTAAACGGAAAAATACTGGATTTGCAAACACCTATAAGAGAGAATGGACACATAGCCCCCATATATCAAAAGGATCCAGAAAGTCTTGAAATAATGAGGCATAGCCTTTCTCATATAATGGCGCAAGCTATTAAGGAGATATACGGTAAAAAGGTAGTCCATCTTGGCGTAGGTCCTACCACAGAGGAAGGCTTTTACTATGACGTAGAGGTGGAAGGCGTCAGGATAAAAGAGGAGGACCTTCCTAAGATAGAGGAGAAGATGAAAGATATAATAAAAAGAAACCTTCCTATTGTTAGGAGGGAGCTTGAAAGGGAAGAGGCAATAAAACTTTTTGAAAGCTTAAATGAACACTACAAGCTTGATATTATCCGAAGGATAGATGCGCAAGACATAATATCCATTTATGAACAGGGGGATTTTGTGGATCTTTGTAGGGGACCTCATGTGCCCCATACGGGAATGGTAGGAGCTTTTAAGCTTACCCACATAGCGGGTGCCTACTGGCAAGGAGACCCATCCAAACCCATGCTCCAAAGAATATACGGCATAGCCTACTGGAGCCAAGAGGAGTTGGAAGAAAGGCTAAGGTTTTACGAGGAGGTAAAAAGAAGGGACCACAGAAAACTCGGTGCAGAGCTTGAGCTGTTTCTCATAGACGAGGATATAGGAGGAGGATTGGTAATATGGCTTCCGAAGGGTGGTATTTACAGAAAAATTCTGGAAGACTTTTGGAAAGAAGAACATTTAAAAAGAGGCTATCAGCTCATATACACCCCACATGTAGGTAAGGCACACCTTTGGCAAACAAGCGGACACCTTGAGTATTACAGACAGAACATGTATCCACCCATGGAAATGGAAAAAGAGGAGTATTTTGTCAAACCCATGAACTGTCCCTTTCATGTTGCAGTGTACAAAAGTAAGCTAAGAAGCTACAAGGAATTACCTTTAAAGCTGGCAGAGCTTGGCACAGTCTATAGATACGAATTATCCGGAGTTTTGCACGGACTTATGAGAGTCAGAGGTTTTACCCAAGATGACGCCCACATTATATGCACGCCCGAGCAGGTGGACGATGTAATACACGAAACCTTGGACTTTGCCATCTGGATGCTAAAGGTATTTGGCTTTGAAGACTTTAAAGTCTATATCTCCACCAGACCACCCGAAGCCATAGGTTCCCAAGAGCAGTGGGAAAAGGCAGAAAGTGCCCTTAAGAAAGCGGTGGAGAGTCTGAAGCTGAGTTACGAGATAGACGAAGGTGGAGGAGCTTTTTATGGTCCAAAGATAGACATAAAGATAAAGGATGCCATAGGTAGATTTTGGCAGTGTTCCACCATCCAGTTTGACTTTAACCTGCCAGAGCGCTTTGACATGGAGTATGTAGGTCCAGACAACAGAAGACACAGACCTTATATGATCCACAGGGCAATCTTTGGTTCCATAGAAAGATTTACGGGCATACTGTTAGAACACTACGCCGGGCTACTGCCCTTCTGGCTGGCCCCAGTGCAGGCAAGAATAATCCCTATATCCTCTAAGCATGTAACCTACGCAAAAGAGCTTTTAGAATTTCTAAGGTCCCACAAATTTAGGGTAGAAATAGACGAAAGGAACGAAAGGCTTTCTGCTAAGGTAAGGGATGCGGAGCTTTCAAAGATACCTTACTTGCTCATAGTGGGAGACAGAGAGGTGGAAAACAGGTTAGTCTCCGTCAGGTCCAAGGCGGAGGGAGATCTGGGGCAAAAAAGCTGGGAAGAACTTTTGGAGTTTTTCACAAGCTTAACAGAGATTAAAGTGTGTTAATATGTTTCTCTAAAACTTAGAGGAGAGTGTCATGGAAGAAAGAACTTATGCAGTCCCCTTTGCTTTGGTAGGCTTTTTTTTAACCTCCAAGCCCGTAGAAGAGAGCATAAGGGATGATGTAACTCCGGAGGAGCTTGAAAAACTGCAGGAAATAATCCAAAGGATGCTCTTTACTGAGGGAGTTCAGGTAGCTATTTATCCATCTGTAGTTCCACCGGACCAAGCGGAGGATGCAGTGGAAGAGCTTGAAGATTTGATCTTTGGAGAGGAGGAATGACAAAAGTTATCCTTTGCGGAGCCCTTGGGAGGATGGGAAGGGCGATCTTAAGACTCTCGCTTGAATACAACAACTTGGAAGTGACTGCTGGAGTAGAACATCCAGATTGTTTGAGAGACCAAGACCTTGGAAAAGCTGTAGGAATGGAAGAGTTCAAAGGTAGAGTGCTAACCTCAAGGTTAGAAGAAGCCCTTCCCTTGGGTGATGTGGTGGTGGATTTTACTGGGAGTCCAACTGCTGCTTTAGCCCATGCCAAACTTTCTGCCTACGCACGCAAACCAGTGGTTATAGGGACCACGGGCTTTTCCCAACAGCAGGTGGAAGAATTAAAAGAACTTTCCAACTTAGCCCCCATACTTTTATCTCCAAACATGAGCTTAGGTGTAAATCTTCTTTTTAGGCTCGCACAGATAGCAGTAAAAGCCCTAAGGGACAAAAACTTTGACGTGGAGATCTTAGAAATCCATCACAGATTCAAAAAGGATGCTCCGAGTGGAACAGCTTTAAAACTACTTGAGGTGTCTGCTCAAGCTCTGGATAAAGATCCATCCCAAGTGGGCAAGTTTGGAAGGGAAGGTATAGATCCAAGAGGGGATGAAATAGGGGTTATGTCTTTGCGAGGTGGAGATGTGGTAGGGGAGCATACCCTTTACCTCATAGGCTTTGGAGAGAGGATAGAGCTTACCCATCGGGCTACGTCAAGGGACATATTCGCCAGGGGAACTTTGGAGGCTTGTCTGTGGATAAAGGACAAACCGCCAGGGTTTTACACCATGCTTGACGTTTTGGAGATATAGATGAGTTTTTACGAGCTTATAGAAGATATAACCGCAGATACTGGTATAAGGGTTAGGGCAAAAAGCTTAGAGGAGCTTTTCTGCAAAGCAATCCTTGCTACCTTCAACGAGATAACGGACATAGAAAGTGTTCAACCATCAAAAAAGGTAGAGTTGGAAGTTTTTGGAGAACTGCCCTATCTTTTAGCGGACACCATAAACAAAGCTTTGGTTTTGCACGAAAAAGAGAAGTTTGTAGCCAGCGGGTGTGATCTGGTGGAGCTAAAAGAAAACGGTGTCAGAGTCATACTTTCAGGTGGAGATTACGACCCAAGTTTCCATCCCTCCAAACTGGTTATAAAGGCAGCCACCTACCACAGGCTAAGGGTAGAAAAAGTTGGTGAAGAGTTTTTGGCAGAGGTAATATTTGACATATGAACCTAAAAGCTTACGCAGAGCTTACAAAGTTTGAGCACACGATTTTTGCTCTGCCTTTTTTGCTATCTTCC encodes the following:
- the dapB gene encoding 4-hydroxy-tetrahydrodipicolinate reductase yields the protein MTKVILCGALGRMGRAILRLSLEYNNLEVTAGVEHPDCLRDQDLGKAVGMEEFKGRVLTSRLEEALPLGDVVVDFTGSPTAALAHAKLSAYARKPVVIGTTGFSQQQVEELKELSNLAPILLSPNMSLGVNLLFRLAQIAVKALRDKNFDVEILEIHHRFKKDAPSGTALKLLEVSAQALDKDPSQVGKFGREGIDPRGDEIGVMSLRGGDVVGEHTLYLIGFGERIELTHRATSRDIFARGTLEACLWIKDKPPGFYTMLDVLEI
- a CDS encoding anaerobic glycerol-3-phosphate dehydrogenase subunit C; protein product: MELAIGGTKDFEFNIKDPKFLDENALWEEAKRVYSKCKDCRMCVTYCPSFPALFDAVDKHDDDLSKLSKEELALPLELCFHCKQCYFKCPYTPPHEWKIDFPHLSLRYKVWKFKTKGAKLTDRFLVNTDLVGKLSVPFAPIVNTVNNIKPVRVILENFMGIDRRAKLPPINSQTLIDWYKKNRNPVKGENGKVVVFPTCLFNYNYLEKGIALLRVLEKNDLWVEIPEVQCCGIPFFDVGDIDASIAKAKHNVQVLKSYVDAGYDIIVPVPTCALQIKYEYPLLLPDDPEAKRVSEKVFDVHEYLWKLHEKGKFNKDFKVSMGSIAYHIPCHLKSLNVGYRAVALMRLIPNTKVKLIERCSGHDGTFGVKKQTFDMAYKVGSKLFEDIKSSEADIVVSDCPLASNQIELGTGKKPLHPIEVLYRAYGL
- the pdo gene encoding protein disulfide oxidoreductase, which codes for MLLNLEIRSQLRDLFEKELENEVKVKLFSLAIGCDTCQTAEELLKEVESLSSNKLKLEIYSPVIDKNIAEIYKIERVPTLVIEGDKDYGIRYIGLPAGLEFSTLINGIVQVSKRKPKLSDRTIEILQTIDLPMEIMVFVTTTCGFCPSAAITAMNFAIASDYVSAIIVDAGENMDLAERYQVVGVPKIVINKGLVEFVGAQPENAFLGYLVSAYEKLKKTNN
- the leuB gene encoding 3-isopropylmalate dehydrogenase is translated as MGVYKIAVLKGDGIGPEIVDSAIKVLRHVEKLSGHSFELEEGLIGGIAIDQKGEPLPKETLDLCLQADAVLLGAVGGPKWDNLPTSKRPEKGLLQIRKALDLYANLRPAKVYEPLIQASPLKEETARGTDFIVIRELTGDVYYGEPRGIFIENGKRVGINTMRYTEDEIRRVVKKAFEIAMKRRKKLTSVDKSNVLEVSGLWKEIVEEESKNYPEVELEHLYVDNCAMQIVRRPSSFDVIVTGNIFGDILSDEAAVITGSLGMLPSASLGERYALYEPVHGSAPDIAGKGIANPIATILSVSMMLRYSFNLEKEAQAIEKAVEKTLEKGYRTPDIYSEGCLRVGTQQMTDAIIKSLEEVWQELY
- the rseP gene encoding RIP metalloprotease RseP codes for the protein MEYVVAFLVLIGVLIWFHELGHFLFAKLFGVKVEVFSIGFGPVLLKKQYGETEYRLSVIPLGGFVKLYGEEDNLADPRAFSSKPNWQKILIAFAGSFFNFILAILVFWFLGVLGKEVPKYALEKPVVGYVQENSLAERLGIREGDLVLSVNGKEVKTWKDLEERMLREIFARTITVEVLRGGKVEVLRGELDVRNPKAFGAEPIIEPVIGGVLEGSPAHQVGIRKGDRILSINGVEVKTWQEAVKLIRSSEKINLRIERDGREKELTILPMRDPKTNLSVIGVIPHIETVRLKQGVYESLVASVEKIVLLSGLTLKAVWSMITGALSPTNLGGPIAIAQLAGQSAQQGIIPYLNLLAFISVQLAIFNLLPLPMLDGGLIVLFFIEMLRRKPLSVKFKEAWQKTGLALIIALSLFVILNDLIRLFSGKKF
- the thrS gene encoding threonine--tRNA ligase: MFKVVFNGVEYNVEEGTTVRQFFERVGVRDALGAKLNGKILDLQTPIRENGHIAPIYQKDPESLEIMRHSLSHIMAQAIKEIYGKKVVHLGVGPTTEEGFYYDVEVEGVRIKEEDLPKIEEKMKDIIKRNLPIVRRELEREEAIKLFESLNEHYKLDIIRRIDAQDIISIYEQGDFVDLCRGPHVPHTGMVGAFKLTHIAGAYWQGDPSKPMLQRIYGIAYWSQEELEERLRFYEEVKRRDHRKLGAELELFLIDEDIGGGLVIWLPKGGIYRKILEDFWKEEHLKRGYQLIYTPHVGKAHLWQTSGHLEYYRQNMYPPMEMEKEEYFVKPMNCPFHVAVYKSKLRSYKELPLKLAELGTVYRYELSGVLHGLMRVRGFTQDDAHIICTPEQVDDVIHETLDFAIWMLKVFGFEDFKVYISTRPPEAIGSQEQWEKAESALKKAVESLKLSYEIDEGGGAFYGPKIDIKIKDAIGRFWQCSTIQFDFNLPERFDMEYVGPDNRRHRPYMIHRAIFGSIERFTGILLEHYAGLLPFWLAPVQARIIPISSKHVTYAKELLEFLRSHKFRVEIDERNERLSAKVRDAELSKIPYLLIVGDREVENRLVSVRSKAEGDLGQKSWEELLEFFTSLTEIKVC
- a CDS encoding archease; this encodes MSFYELIEDITADTGIRVRAKSLEELFCKAILATFNEITDIESVQPSKKVELEVFGELPYLLADTINKALVLHEKEKFVASGCDLVELKENGVRVILSGGDYDPSFHPSKLVIKAATYHRLRVEKVGEEFLAEVIFDI
- the fsa gene encoding fructose-6-phosphate aldolase, encoding MQFFLDTGNVEEIKQALEWGILDGVTTNPSLIAKTGRPFLEVAKEILQLVDGPVSLETVSRDAKGMIEEGRKLADLGDNVVVKIPMTPEGIIAVQELESEGIPVNVTLVFSPSQALIAAKAGATYVSPFVGRLDDASNEGMKIIREIKTIFDNYDYDTQIIVASVRHPMHVVEAALIGADICTMPFEVMKKLFQHPLTDKGIELFLKDWEKVPGKPF
- a CDS encoding glutamate-5-semialdehyde dehydrogenase codes for the protein MELKVYAEEKVDRARKVLRTLSSIPTEVKNRTLLTAAELLDKKRDHIKEQNKKDVEYAVAQGLSPALIDRLVLNDKRIDGMIKVLKDVASLPDPVGEITRMWTLPNGLRVGRMRVPLGVIFIVYEARPNVTVEAASLCIKSSNAVILRGGKEAINSNRALVELLREASVKEGFPEEAIQFIDRPEREIVWEILKMEGKVDVAIPRGGESLIRAVAENAKVPVIKHYKGVCNIYVDEEADLEKAYHIVYNAKVQRPSVCNAVENLIIHRNILNSFLPKMAYILGRAGVELRCDEESLKVIKSHPKLDFVKAVPATEEDYYEEFLDLILAIKVVGSLDEAIEFIEKYGSKHSDAIITENYTKAMKFLAEVDSAAVYVNASTRFTDGNEFGLGAEMGISTDKIHARGPMALEELTIQKFVILGNGQLRDNFRIPDEILAEWNT
- a CDS encoding coiled-coil domain-containing protein, translating into MRERIIIYPVDLEKILEKLKDVVLGEIKEELRDFKVSVSGELSGYRLAIESMNARMAGIEARMSALEERQLALERKLDETNKRIDELSKRIDETNKRIDETKAELKAEIMQNTMRIDETNKRIDDTNKRIDETRAELKAEIMQNTIRIDETNKRIDEIRAELKYEIRENTARIDQINSRIDYLHYKLSEISGELKEAISNKEIINDILLRVEKLESKLSN